One Tachysurus vachellii isolate PV-2020 chromosome 5, HZAU_Pvac_v1, whole genome shotgun sequence genomic window, tgaggcgccggacggtttgccagaatttcttcgaggccaaccgatagtccttctccatggcctcaccgaactcctcccagacccgagtttttgcctctgcaaccacccagGCTGAAGCttgcttggccctccggtacctatcagctgcctccggagtcccccgagccaaccaggctcgataggactccttcttcagcttgacggcatcccttacttccggggtccaccaccgggttcggggattgcaggcaccggagaccttacgaccacagctccgcgcggccgcgtcgacaatagaggtggagaacatggtccactcggactcaatgtctccaatctccctcgggatctggttgaagctctgccggaggtgggagttgaagatctctctgaccggagactctgccaaacgttcccagcggaccctcacagtacgtttgggtctgccaagtctgtccaacttcctccccggccaacggatccaactcaccaccaggtggtgatcagttgacagctccgcccctctctttaccccagtgtccaagacatacggctggaggtcagatgaaacaaccacaaagtcgatcatcgacttccgacctagggtgtcctgatgccatgtgtactggtggacacccttatgcttgaacatggtgttcgttatggacaaactatgactagcacagaagtccaataacagaacaccactcgggttcaggtcgggggggccgttcctcccaatcacgcccctccaggtgtcactgtcgctgcccatgtgggcgttgaagtcccccagtagaacgactgagtccccagtcggagcactttctagcacccctcccagagacgccaagaaggtcgggtactctacactgccatttggcccgtaagcacaaataacagtgagagacctctccccgacccgaaggcgcagggaaacgaccctctcgttcaccggggtaaactccaacacatggctgctgagctggggggctacgagcaagcccacaccagcccgccgcctctcaccgtgggcaactccagagtagtagagagcccagcctctctcgaggagttgggttccagagcccaagccgtgcgtggaggtgagcccaactatatctagtcggtatctctcaacctcccgcaccagctcaggctccttcccccccagcgaggtgacattccatgttcctagagccagattccgtgtccagggattgggtcgcctaggctcccgccttcgactgccacccaatccacattgcaccagccccttacagtttctcctgcaggtggtgggcccacaggagatcggccccacgtcgctccttcgggctgagcccggccgggccccgtggggtaagacccggccaccaggcgctcacatgcgagccccaaccccgggactgggtggggccccggttccGCCATACTGGGCGACGTCACAGaccttgctgtatttttcttcataaggggtaatgaaccgctctttgtctggcctgtcacccaggacctgtttgccttgggagaccctaccaggggcagaaagccccagacaacatagctcctaggatcattcaggcacgcaaacccctccaccacaataaggtggcggttcaaggaggggagCGTGATTTCTAATCTTTGAAATTTTGCATTTGAATATGACAGCATGCATAAGTAACTTAAAATAAATCTTGATGAGTCAGACTGGGCTGGTTCTAGATTTACATttagtgctttgaagtctcaaaTTCATTAACCCTAGTAAACAAACTCACTCCAGCTGACTTTGCTGTAAACCCTGCGGCTAATTAGCATAATGCTAAATATCGGTGTTCTGCAGCTCCACGTTCGGTTTATTGACACACAGAAAAcctatttaattgtttattaatcGAAACGTACTGTAAATTATGAACTGCTGGAAATTACACCACAGTAGAAACTAAAGTGTTTCATTCTcccataaagaaaataaagatattaTCCATTTCTGGACCATAATACAGTAAAAGTTATTAATGTCTGCTTTTTTAACTGAgcttgtattgtttttatttgacacTTTACACCAAACACCAATCCTGACTGAATTGTTGATGTTTTTCCTTTGACAGGATGCTTGACATACAATGAAGCTTGTTAGATAAGTGACAAAATGACCTGGATATctgtattaaacaaacaaacaaaagcccTAGCTACTCAAACACCTGATGCAAAATAGCTTAAGGATATTTCCTATACCATGACTTCAGATccggggggacacggtggcttagtggttagcacgttcgcctcccacctccagggttgggggttcgattcccgcctccaccttgtgtgtgtggagtttgcatgttctccctgtgccccgggggtttcctccgggtactccggtccaaagacatgcatggtaggttgattggcatctctggaaaattgtccgtagtgtgtgaatgcgtgagtgaataagagtgtgtgtgccctgcgatgggttggcactccgtccagggtgtatcctgccttgatgcccgatgacgcctgagatagacacaggctccctgtgacccgagttggttctgataagcggtagaaaatgagtgagtgagtgagtgagtgggtcactaggtcacagacttaggataccatcaacataaaaataaaggatCTACCTTTAAGTTTCAACCCATAAGCACCGTTATACTGACATTATTTTTGAACACTGGAAATGAGGGAAGCATAAGTATTTGGAACCTGACGTGAGGAAGCTAGGACACAATCATAGCTCTTGTGACACCACAGTTGTTGAACTGGCTTTTGTATTTAGTATGTTCACTAATAAATCTTTGCTATCCACTTTTATACACTCTGTATCTGGCAGTTTCACAGAGCTGTattgttttcagtttttatatTAGTGCACTTATGTTTTTAATACCTTTTCTCAGTACTCAGAATTGCTGATGGCTTCATACAATGCCAACGAGCATGCGCCACAGGAACCGGATGGAGTTGTGCTGGTGTGGAACATGAAGTTTAAGAAGACAGCCCCAGAATACGTATTCCACTGTCAGGTCAGAGTTTTTGATTGTTGATCATATTGTCTAAGACACACACTGGGATCAGTTGTTTTAATTGAGTTAGTATCCAAGCAGTGTCCAGGAGTAACAGTGAatctaagaggagatctgaactccatgtgatccttacacaatacagcatttgtttgactgtatatttgtaatcacaccctatgaggatgggttcccctttgagtctggttcctctcaaagtttcttccttaccaatttaagggagtttttccttgccactgctgcctgagtcacctcagacttgctcattggagataaacacatatacatacatacatacatacatacatacatacatacatacatacatacatacatacacacatacatacatacatacatacatacatacacatacatacaaacatacatacatacatacatgcatacgtacatacatatatatatatacatacatacacacatacatacttatatacatacatatatacatatatacatacatatatacgtacatacatacatacatacatacatatatacgtacatacacacatacatacatacatacatatatacatatatacatacatatatacgtacatacatacatacatacatacatacatacacacatacatacatatatacatacatatatacatatatacatacatatatacgtacatacatacatacatacatacatatatacgtacatacatacatacatacatatatacgtacatacatacatacacacatacatacatacatacatacatacatacatatatatatatacgtacatacatacatatatacatacatacatatatacatacatacatacatatatacatacatacatacatatatacatacatacatacatacatatatacgtacatacatacatacacacatacatacatacatacatatgtacatatatacatacaaatatacgtacatacatacatacacacatacatacatatatacatacatatatacgtacatacatacacacatacatacatacatatatacgtacatacatacatatatacatatatacatacatatatacgtacatacatacatacatacatacatatatacgtacatacatacatatatacatacatacatactgtgaactatatatatcttggatttttcttatattaattctttatacttctccttatgtttaccttctgctctatgtttatgttatgagacaatgtccattgtaaaaagtgctatacaaataaacttgaattgaaattgaattgaattgaatcgcaGGCCAGAAAGCTGAGGCTTTAATGTTCTCCCTGAATAGCAACAGTAAAGAAATTAGCCCATTTGTCTCTTCCCTGCTCTCCCCATCTGTATGTTCCCTTCTAATAATAAGCTGACcttgaaattatttaaatacgATACACTGCCTCATTTATTTCTGCACTCAGATGTGCTGTATTGCAGAGTATGAATGAAAGCATCCAATACaatattaaattgaatttctcACAAGTTTAATTGATCGAGACTTGAAATACCTCAtgttaatatttgtaaatatgcaACCGTCTTTCTCAAATATCTCTCCATACAGTCCTCTGTGATGTCAGTAGGTTTTGCAAAGTTTCATCCAAACCTCGTAGTCGGGGGCACTTACTCTGGACAGATTGCATTATGGGACAATCGGAGCCATAGGAAAACTCCAGTACAAAGGACACCGATATCTGCTGCTGCTCATACTGTAAGACCACActacaatatttacatttacatcctcAAAACACCTGTCTACATTTCATGAGCTTTTGGTCCAGACTGGTTTTATAATCTTCTTGACAGTTTGGCAGGATCTTGTGGCAGTGTGTAGCATTGCCACCTCACAAGTCTATGGTCACCAGCTCAAGCCTGAGCTCAGGGTACTGACTGTGTGGAGGTTCTGTGCCTCTTCTACCTACATCCATctgagtttcctctgcattaTTCAGTTTCCCCCCACCTCTATGTGCGGGTAGATGAAATGGTGACTGCTAGACAAAATAATTTTGCATTACACATAAAagtgtgaataaatgtgtgaacatgtgtgttttTGGTGCCTTATGATagactggtgtcccatccaaGATATACCTGCCTTACCCTAGGTGTTCCTAGGATATTCTCCTCAGTGCACTTTAAGCCCGACTAGAAAAATTcggttactgaagataaatgatgAGTTCTGTTTCAGTTCAGACATGATGAAACATCATCGAATTTATTCCAACTTTACTTACTACTTCTACTTTCTTCTTTTACCTtcagcttttcccgttaggaGTCACCAcatcatctgtttccacataactctatcctcagcatcctctactctcgcaccaatgaccttcatgtcctcattcaacacatccatatatctcctctttggccttcctcttgacctcttacctggcagctccatctccaacatccttctacaaatataaccatctccctcctctgtacatgtccaaaccatctcaatctatcctctatGTCTTTGTCCCAAAAAcagacaacctgagctgtccctctgatgtgctcgttcctaatcctgtccatcctcgtcactcctaaagagaatctcaacatcctcatctctgctacctccatctctgcctcatgtcttttcctcactgctacagtctctaacccctacagcagagctgctctcactactgtcttctacacctttcctttgattcttgctgacactcttctgtcacacaacactccttacacttttctccacccactccaacccgcctgcactcgcctcttcacctctttcccACACTCCCTGTCACTGGACAGTTGACCAACTCCTGCAGCTACTTGatctcagccccctgtaacctcactgttctgcTTTCCTCAATCTCAAtgatacacatgtattctgtctccACCTTTACTTACTACTACTAGACATAAACATTGCAGCATGTTTGATCAGCATCCCTGCTTATAACCTTTCTTCTGCAGCATCCGGTGTCCAGCATAAAAGTGGTGGGAACCCAAAATGCCAACAACCTGATCACTGTGTCAACAGATGGCAAGATGTGCTCCTGGAGTTTAGATATGCTCTCTCAGCCACAGGTAAAGAAACAAACCTTAGAATGTGATTATtaggtaaataaaacatcaagtATAGATCATGATCATTTGTTCATCAAAACCTTGATTTtttctgtatatgtttgtgtagacTAGGCATGCATACAGGTGacaaatcaaagaaaaaaactggTGATTATTATAACGTGGGGGCATTTTGATGGCACTGTTTTGGTTCACTTCTCCGCTTTGAGGTAAAGATCATTGCAAATGGATGACAACATCCCCATCTGCTTTAGCAGCTAATGCTTTAGCTTTAAAGCTCACTGGGTGgttttatatagatataaaaaataatttactcAAATCCCAACAAAATTAATCACCTCCAGGAGATGTCATCAAAACAGCCACTGAGTGAATACCTTTTGGATTAACAATATTTCTCTCCAGTACTGTTGCAGATATATGTACATTCTATGCCAAGATGCATTAAAGCTCTTCTGGTGGTTTGGGCTGGCCTAAGGCCTTATCAAAtcattttatgttgttttgaCTTTCTTTTGTTACTAatatgcatgtacagtacatccATATTGCTGATGTTGTAAGTGAATTTGTGTCTGTTGATCAAATATTTCATAAGCATTTCAGCGAGCATACAgattagttgtttttttgttcattcacagGATAGTATAGAACTATACTATAGCAAGTCTAAGGTAGTAGCTGTGACTGGAATGGCTTTTCCAGCTGATGATGTGAATAACTGTGTGGTGGGAAGTGAAGAAGGACCAGTGTACTCAGCCTCGCGGCACGGCAGGTGTGTGCATTCAGACGTCCTGCCATGTGAATTCCATAAACCATTGTACTTCCCTGACCCCATGCTTATCTTTTGTCTATATAGTAAGAAAGGTATTAGGGAGATTTTTAAGGGCCACCAGGGGCCAGTGACTGGCATCAGTTGTCATAATGCTGTGGGTCCCATTGATTTCTCCCACCTGTTCACCACTTCATCTTTCGACTGGTCTGCCAAACTGTGGTCAACTAAAGTAAGACTGGTTTTGTCTTTCAATACTATCAAATACTGATGTCATTTATATGGACAGTGGTTGCTCACTGGTTAAGGCACTGGGATACTGAtcagaaaatcaaaacaaatgcatCAGAGAGGTGGTGAAACCATTTGGCATGGCCAAATCACCTATTTTAGTCATGCACTCATTCAGTCATTGACTCTACAaccaaagattaaaaaatacattctaCTTGATTGTTACTGGGACCCATTACCTTTGGTTCCTTAAAAGATGGGGGCTACATAACAACACGATTCTAGTGATTCTTATTATGTACCTTCCACATAAAGAGAGCCCTGTATGAGTAGCTCAAAAGCAAGAGCATTTCTTATTCTTCTTTATGAATTTATTGtcagaaatactgtatattcactgtatgttttttgactattttttctgtctattttgtcagtgttttttatatttatatatatatatatatatatatatatatatatatatatatatatatatatatatatatatatatatatatatatacatttttagcttttatctatattattttctaatacTATCCTTGACTTTTCTGTTCTTTACATACAGCATAACAAACCACTCTACTCCTTTGAGGATAACGTTGACTACATCTATGATGTTATGTGGTCTCCTGTGCACCCAGCTGTCTTTGCTGCAGTGGATGGAATGGGTCGCTTGGACATCTGGAATCTTAACAAAGACACAGAAGTAAGAAAGTCTGATGAGTTTATTAGAAATTTTTATCTTAAAATAAacgctaaaaaaaaatctagcagtttgtaaaaaaaaatgactagtAAATATTTTACTGTATGCCATTAATGAACATTTGAATATCAAATAGAAATGAGCAAATAACAATTAGATGATCGTATTCCTTTTAACAGGTTCCTACAGCAAGTGTGACAGTGGAGCGCTCTTGTGCTCTGAACCGGGTCAGATTTTCATCGGAGGGCCGCGAAGTAGCAGCAGGTGATTCTGAGGGTCGAGTCTGGATCTATGATGTTGGAGAGGTATGGCTCTTGGAATTGAACTACACATGGAATTGaactacaataataaaaaagaataataataaatgcacagTGTTGTTGTCCAGTAAGCAAGCAAATGTCAAAATGTACCCTGTCTGTGGGCCAATTCTTTAAGAACCAGCagtaacacacttttttttttacctctctcAGTAAGAATGAAAGCACCAAGCTGGGCttcaatgtgtttgtgttttgtcattttttagcAATTAGCAGTGCCAAAATCCGAGGACTGGAGTCGACTTGCACAGGTTCTCGTGGAGATTCAAGCAAACACTTATGGAGAAAGTTCAATAGAAGTCTCTAGCTGATTGATGTGCTacaaaagcaaaacacacaTAGATATATTTATGTTCAGTAATACAGAACTTTtagaacaaatgaaaatattgACCGTTAAAGTTCACTCGATAAATGAACTGTGTTGTTAGTCTTTTTGTTTCTGCTTCATttatactatttttttattcatgtgaaGATATTAACAAAATGAACAAGGAAAAATGTTCTATGTGTCATAAAACTATATTAAATCAATCTGTAAATCTATTATCACTAATTATTCAAAAACATCTTTGAAAAGTAagtttaaaaatctgtttaaaaaatattaataatatataagttCATCAACACTGTGTTTACATGAACAAAATGTTAAAGATTATTACCGAATGTAAGTAATTGTATCTGGAAAGCTATTAAAG contains:
- the dync1i1 gene encoding cytoplasmic dynein 1 intermediate chain 1 isoform X1, which gives rise to MSDTRSRKAKLEHTKQLVAQMHEEKRRKEEERKKKESEVQQTAECVSEDLDLDRKRRVMSPDLSSVQPLHLLTWDTCYFHYLVPTPLSPSSQSVSASSDNWSQESVEGGTVSRTLQWDMDPSALQLLADSEHRCRMHKLEASEIVQFDYMPKELVTYSKETQTPVAPKLSEGFCTEEEEHEELPVVKPKPESEAHVVDDSQEAVQEYPKELTEEEKKQILHSEDFLNFFDRSIRLVEQTLADDLDIFFDYSGRGMEDREGDTQAGFNLSFNQQFYDEQWSKHRVVTCLDWSPQYSELLMASYNANEHAPQEPDGVVLVWNMKFKKTAPEYVFHCQSSVMSVGFAKFHPNLVVGGTYSGQIALWDNRSHRKTPVQRTPISAAAHTHPVSSIKVVGTQNANNLITVSTDGKMCSWSLDMLSQPQDSIELYYSKSKVVAVTGMAFPADDVNNCVVGSEEGPVYSASRHGSKKGIREIFKGHQGPVTGISCHNAVGPIDFSHLFTTSSFDWSAKLWSTKHNKPLYSFEDNVDYIYDVMWSPVHPAVFAAVDGMGRLDIWNLNKDTEVPTASVTVERSCALNRVRFSSEGREVAAGDSEGRVWIYDVGEQLAVPKSEDWSRLAQVLVEIQANTYGESSIEVSS
- the dync1i1 gene encoding cytoplasmic dynein 1 intermediate chain 1 isoform X2 → MDPSALQLLADSEHRCRMHKLEASEIVQFDYMPKELVTYSKETQTPVAPKLSEGFCTEEEEHEELPVVKPKPESEAHVVDDSQEAVQEYPKELTEEEKKQILHSEDFLNFFDRSIRLVEQTLADDLDIFFDYSGRGMEDREGDTQAGFNLSFNQQFYDEQWSKHRVVTCLDWSPQYSELLMASYNANEHAPQEPDGVVLVWNMKFKKTAPEYVFHCQSSVMSVGFAKFHPNLVVGGTYSGQIALWDNRSHRKTPVQRTPISAAAHTHPVSSIKVVGTQNANNLITVSTDGKMCSWSLDMLSQPQDSIELYYSKSKVVAVTGMAFPADDVNNCVVGSEEGPVYSASRHGSKKGIREIFKGHQGPVTGISCHNAVGPIDFSHLFTTSSFDWSAKLWSTKHNKPLYSFEDNVDYIYDVMWSPVHPAVFAAVDGMGRLDIWNLNKDTEVPTASVTVERSCALNRVRFSSEGREVAAGDSEGRVWIYDVGEQLAVPKSEDWSRLAQVLVEIQANTYGESSIEVSS